In Hymenobacter volaticus, the genomic window ATAATTTACTTTACTAAACTTACTTGGGTGAACAATAATGAAACTCATCATCTATGCACGGTCCCACTTGCGGCCCCACTAACAAAAAAACCTCGTTTGCAAGCTGCAAACGAGGTTTTTGGTGATCCCGCTGGGATTCGAACCCAGGACCCATACATTAAAAGTGTATTGCTCTACCAGCTGAGCTACAGAATCAATTACTTTGCAATCAAAACTTTCCTGATTGGCTAATGGTGGCACAAAAGTAGCCGGCCAGTTTCTACGCTCCAAACGTTTTGCTGAAAAAGCCCTTTCTTTTTTTTCTGATTTCGCTCTGGTTCTCCCAACCCTCTACGGCGCAGAAAGTTACTCCAAAACTCGCCCGCGCCGACTCTGCCTTCGATGCCGGAGCTTATCAGTTAGCATATCGGCAATACCGAGGATTGTTGCGCCAAGAAGCTGTAGCCTCGCCCCGTTTGCTTTTGCGCATGGCGTACGTGCAAGAGGGATTAGGGCATTACCCAGCCGCGCTCTACTACCTACACATGGCCTTGGCCCGGCAGCCCCGCTTAGCTACTTGGCACAAAATGGCAGAGCTAGCGCGCGACCAGCGCCTAGCGGGCTACCCCGAAACGTGGCGGCAGGACTTGCAGCTTACTTTCCGACGTTACTACTATTTCGGGTTGCAAGGGCTGTTGATTGGCGCGGTGGTGAGTGGCACTTTGCTGCTGGTACGCCGGCGGCAGATAACCCGCGGCTGGTGGGTAGCCTACGGTTCTTATCTGGTTTTTACGGCGGTGTACCTCAACCTGCTAGGCACCGAACGCGCTGCGCTGGTAGTGCGGCCCACCGCCGCCCTGATGGCCGGTCCTAGTGCCGGCTCTGCTTGGCTTACCACGGCGGCCGCCGGCGACCGGCTGGTTGTGCAAGGCCAGCAAGACACGTGGTACCAAGTACAATGGCAGGGCCAAGAAGCGTATATCCGTACCCAAGACTTGCTGCTAGTACAGTAGCGTGAAGTGGTGAGTTTGATGTTCAGCTTACGCAAATTGTGCAGCCAGACGCCCACTCACCTCTTCGCGGTTTCACTGCTTTACAATTCCCCTTTTTCCTCTTTGCGGAAATGGCTGAGAACTAACTTGTCAGTCAGGCTGGGGAGCCATTTGTTGAGGAAGACTGTGAGTTTGCCTTGGCTGGTAAGCACCAGGTCGCGGCGGCGGTGACGGACGGCGGCCAGGATGTGCTCGGCCACTTCCTCGCTGCTCATCATCTTCTGCTCGTCGCGTGGCGACTCGCCCTGGGCCGAGCCGTCGGCGGCTAGGGCTACCTGGCGAATATTGGAGGCAGTGAAACCAGGACAAGCCAGCAGTACGTGCACGCCCTGGGGCAGCAGTTCGGTACGCAACGCTTCCAGAAAGCCATGCATGGCAAACTTTGAAGCCGAGTAGCCCGTGCGTCCTGGCAAACCGCGGTAGCCGGCAATGCTGCTCACCCCTACCACCGACCCTTTGCTGGCCAGTAGGTGGGGCAGCGCAAACTTGGTGGTGTAGACGGTGCCGAAAAAGTTGGTTTGCATCAAACGGCGGATAACCTCGAGATCTACTTCCTGAAAGCGGGCCCGCATACTGATGCCCGCATTGTTGAGCAGCACATCGAGCTGACCGAAAGCTTGAATGGTCTCGGCTACGGCGCGCTCGGAATCCGCCTCTACTCCTACATCGGCGCGTACAGTGTGGTGCGTAATACCGAGGCTGGTTAACTCGCGGGCAGTATCCTGAAGGCGCGCTTCGTCGCGGCCCGTAATAACGACGCGGGCACCTGCCTGCCCGAAGGCCACGGCGCAGGCCCGGCCGATGCCAGACGTACCGCCCGTAATAAGAACTACTTTATTTTTCATGCCTAGCAAAATGCGTTACCTGCCACGAAGCAGGCGCGGCAAAACTACTTATTTCAAGGTAAGTAGCCGGGATTTGGTACTAATTCACCTATTTCTTTCACCCTTGGACTTTATCGACTTATCTGGACAGCATCCTGGTGAAAGAAGCTGCACTTTGTCAGGGCATAGTGCCTACATTTAGAGTTTATTTTGTGACTTACTACACTTCTATTCTATGACCCTAATGATACGTGCGCAGCGCCTACCGGCAGCTTTCTGGTTCGGTGCTTTATTATGTAGCTTATACTTATTGCCTCTTGCTGGCTGGGCGCAGTGCCCCCCGCCACTAGTGCTTGCACGCCAGGGTCGGCACCGGCTTCCGGCTACGCCTTCGGGATGGGTATCCTGAACGTGACGTTAGGCTCCATCAACAATACCACGTTGGGGGTACAAGATGGGTACCGCGACTATGCTTGTACCCTTGGTGCCTCCCTGACGATTGGCCAAAGCTATCCTATTAGCATTCGTACTAACTCAGGTGTCAATGAAACGGTCCGCGTGTGGCTGGATATCAACAACGACGGCACGCTTAATCCAACCACGGAGCTGATTTTTTCTTCCAATGCCAAGCAGCTGCACACGGGCACTATTTCCTTGCCAGCCAACACAGTATTGGGCACCCGCCTGCGGCTGCGCGTTGCGGCTGACTGGGAAAATTCGCCGATACCCACTCCTTGCTCCACCCCCCAGTATTCGCAAACCGAAGACTACGCCATAACCGCCGTGACGAATACGGCGGCGCCGGTAGCAGAATTTGTGGCCGACCAAACCCTTACTTGTTCGGGTTGCGTGCAGTTCACCGACCAATCGCAAAATGCTCCTTCGAGCTGGCTCTGGAACTTCGGTGACAACACAACCAGCACCCTGCAAAACCCTAACCACTGCTATACCACGCCCGGTACCTATACTGTAACGCTGACGGCAACCAATGCAACGGGATCCAACGTGCGCACCCGCACCAGCTACATCGAGTACAACAGCACGGTGCCGGTAGCCGCCACTTGTACGCCCACTACCACCGCCTACTGCTGCGACTACGGCATCACGCGTTTCGCGCTTGGTACGCTCGTAAAGACCTCTCTGAACGGACAAGCTGGCTACGAAAATTTCACTTGTAGCAGCCGAGTACAGCTCACTGAAGGCACAGTCGTTTCAATTAGCGTCACTACGGGCGGCACCACGCCGCACGATACCCGCGTGTGGCTGGATTTAAACAATGACGGAGCTTTTACAACTGGGGAATTGCTTTACACAGCCCTAAACCGCGCCAGCCCTTCCGGGACCTTGACTATTCCGGGCTCAGCTGTGAAAAACGTGCCGTTGCGCTTGCGGGTGCTGGCTGATTTTGTGGGTGGAGCTAGCGGCCCCTGCGCCAATCCGCAGCTTGGCCAAGTGGAGGATTACACCGTGACGGTGCAGCAAAATACTAATCCACCCGTGGCAGCCTTTACCTCGAACTACGTGCTAGGCAATTGCCAAAACCCGGTGCAGTTCACCGACCAAAGCAGCAATGCCCCCACGAGCTGGCTTTGGAACTTTGGGGATGGCAGCACCAGCACGCAACAGAATCCTTCGCATATCTACTCGACCGCGGGGGTATTCAACGTCACGCTAACGGCAACCAATTCCTTTGGCAATAATGTCGTAACGCGCAACGGCTACGTGGTCTTTATGCAGCCGTGCGTATCGTATTGCACGGCCACGAGCACGACGGCCAATATTTGGCTGACCAACGTGGCTGTCCGCCGCGGAGCGGCCACCGACCTCGACAATACGTCGGCAGCTTCCGCCAACGGCTACGGCAATTACATCGATCAAGTGGTGAATTTGTACCAAGGGCAGAGTACCACGCTTAGTTTGAGCGTGAATGCCACCTTCCAGCACGTACTGTGGGCCTGGATAGACTGGAACCGCAACGGCACTTACGAAACGTCGGAACTGGTAATGAACGGGATAACTTCCGCAACAACATTCTCGGCGCCCATTGCTGTCCCGGGCACGGCTGGCAGCACAGGGTTTACACGGATGCGGGTGATGGTACGGCTCAATAACTTGCCTACTCCCACCGCCTGTCAGATCAATCAAAACAACTCGGAAACCGAAGAGTATTCGGTGCAAGTAAACCAAGTGCTGGCTACGCTTGAGGCGCGTACAATGCCGGCGCTAACTATTTTCCCAAATCCTTCGGCTGACGGCCATCTGCGCTTGCGCCTCCCCGACCCTGCTGCGGCGGGCACTTACGCCGTGCGCATCGATAATGTGGTGGGCGCCCAGGTGATGGAGACTTCCGTGAAGCTGAGCCCCAATCAAGAAGCCACCCTAGACCTCTCCAATCTGCCTCGCGGCCTGTATATGGTGCGCTTGCAAAACGCCGAAGGGAAAATGGCCACGCGTCGCGTTCAAGTCGGCTATTAGTTGAGTGCTGCTTACCTATTGAATTTGCTGTCGAGTTAGTTAGTGGCCGTTGATCAGTCGCCAATCAGTAGTAATCAATTCTTAAACTTCCTATATGGCTAAACCTATACTCCGCGCCTTATTCCTGCTGCTCCTGCTCGCGGGGCTGCGCCCAGGTTCGGCGGTAGCTTCTCACTTGTTGGGAGGCGAAATGACCTATCAATACCTTGATGCCAACGGCCCCGCAGGCACCCAGTTTCGCTATCGGGTCACGGTATTTATTTACTTGAACTCGGAATGTTCGGTTCCGGGAGTTCCCTCCCAGACGGTGTCGAACGTACCTGATGGGCGTTGCAACATCTTTCTAAATCTTTACAATAAGACCACGGGCCAGCGCATCAATAGTGGCGAAGGCTCCAACAACTATCCGTGTGCGCAAGTGGTGTGCGGCGGCGCTACCCAGTTCGACCAGCAACCAGGAGGTACGTTTCGGCTGCCGCGGATTTCCAATCCGAGTATTACCCCGCCGCAGCCAGGTGGATGTAGCATTCCAGCCGGCACGCTGCCCTCGGTACGGCTGGCCCGCTACGAGGCCATCATCAACCTGCCCGTGTCGCTGGCGGGTTACTACGCAGTGTACACCGATGGTACGCGCAACTTCAACATTGACAACCTAACCAACCCCAGCGGCCAGAACCAGACCCTGTACGTGGACATGGCTCCCCCGCTGCTGCCCAATTCGTCGCCTACCTTCTCGGATACGGCCGTGGTCGTTATCTGCCAGGGCGATACCAGCATTCTGGTCAACAACGCCGTCGATCCGGACGGTGACCGGCTGATTTATTCGTTCAGCACACCCTACAACGACGTTCAAAACAACTTCCCGGCCACAACATTTACTCCGCCTCCGCCTAGCGTTTTGTATGCGCCGGGCTACTCGGCCACGAATCCCTTCGGTACTGCTCCTGGCAATTATGCCTTCTTGAATGCCAGCAACGGTATTAGCCGCTACGCTACCTCCCGGGTGGGGCGGTTTGTGGTGGCGGTAGAGGTGAAAGAGTACCGCTCTATCAATGGCAATGAAGTCCTGATTGGCTCTACGCGCCGCGAAATTCAATTGGTGTCACGAACATGTCAGCCCAACAACTCGCCGCAGTTTACGCCGGCCACGGTTGCCACTCGCACGTTCACAATTCAGGAAGGACAATCCTTGAGTTTTAACCTAGCCGCTACCGACTCCGATGGCAACCCGATTAACCTAAGGGCGAATAGTGTGCTGCTTGATGGTGCCGGGCCCTTCAACGCCACGTTTGGGGGCAACCAAGGAACGGTGCTACCGGGGGCTCCTACGGGCAGTGCTACTGTGCAGGGCCCTAGCGGCAGTGTTAATAGCCAGTTCGTATTCAACAGCCAGTGCGGTAATGCTCGCAGCACGCCCTACGACGTAGTGGTAACGGCTACCGACGTAGCGTGCGGTGCCAAAACGGTGGCCGAAGTGTTTCAGATTTTGGTAACGAAAGCTGCCGGCCCAACGAGCATTACGGGCGAAACCGTTATCTGCGACCGAAGCACCCCACGGTCCTACACAGTAGCCGGACCCACCGCTAGCTCCTACCGCTGGACTGTGCAGGGCGGCATCATCCAGGGCTCTAGCACTGCCAACACGGTGCAGGTACTGTGGAATGGTACCGGCGCAGGTCGCGTAACGGTACGCGGTATATCGGCGCTCAATTGCCCTACCGATTCGGTGTCGCGCACGATTGATGTACGGCCAATTGGTGCACTGACTGTAACGCCCGCTACTCCTACCATTTGTCAGGGTGCTTCCACTACGCTTACTGCTTCAGGTGGCACCAGCTACACCTGGACCAGCAGTACCGGTCAAACCTTCACGGGAACCAGCATCACGGTAACGCCTGCCGTTACTACCACCTACACCGTGACGACTACGGATGGAAGTTGTACTGCCTCACGAGCGGTAACTGTGACGGTGACTCCTCAGGCAGTTGCCAATGCTGGGGCCGATGCTACAGTGTGTTCGGGAATTGCCACTACGCTCGGGACGGCAGGTCTAACCGGCTACACCTACCAGTGGAGCCCCGCTACGGGCTTGAGTAACGCTACAGTTGCGCAGCCAACCCTAACCTTCACTAACACGGGCACCACCGCTCAATCCTTGAAATACGTGGTAACGGCCACCACCACCTCCGGCTGCATAGCCCGCGATACCGTGACAGTGCTGGTGAACCCGGCGGCTGTAGCGCTGGCAGGTGCTGACCAGACGTTTTGCTCGGGTGGCACCGCTACGTTGGGCAATGCTGCTAGTGCCGTGGCAGGCAGCACGTACGCCTGGAGCCCGGTCACGGGATTGAGTTCCTCGAATGGCGTTACTACCACTGTTACGCTGCCTAACACCACTGCGGTACCCGTTGTCAACCAATACATTCTGACCGTAACAACCAGCAACGGCTGCGTAAACCGCGACACAGTACGAGTAACCGTGAACCCTGCGGCTGTTGCCAATGCAGGCACCGACCGGGCCGTGTGCTCGGGTATAGCTACCACGCTCGGCACGGCGGCTCTAACAGGTTACACCTATCAGTGGAGCCCGGCCACGGGCCTGAGCAGCGCTACCGCTGCCACGCCGACTCTAACGCTAATAAACACGGGCCCTACGCCGCAACTCCTGACGTACACCGTGACGGCTACCACGGCGCAGGGCTGCACTTCCACCAGCATGGTACGGGTAACCGTCAATCCTGCTGCTATTGCCACTGCGGGTACCGACCGGACCGTTTGCTCGGGCGTAGCCACCACGCTTGGCGCGGCAGCCGCCACGGGATATACGTACGCCTGGAGTCCAGCTACCGGCCTGAGCAGCACTACTGATGCTAACCCTACCTTAACGCTGCCTAACACCGGCACTGCGCCGCAGGTATTAAACTACATTGTGACGGCCACAACCAGCAACGGCTGTGTGGCCCGGGATACGGTGCGCATCACCGTAAACCCAGCCGCCGTAGCAAATGCCGGGGCCGACCGCGCCCTATGCTCCGGCGACCAAACGACCTTGGGCTCGACCTCGCTTACTGGCTACACCTATGCTTGGAATCCAGCTACGGGCTTGAGCAGCGCCACCGTTACCCAACCGGTTTTCTCGCAAACCAATACGGGTACCACGCCCCAGATCCTCACCTACATCCTCACGGCCACTACCGCCCAAGGATGCGTAAGCACCAGCACAGTACGCGTAACCGTCAATCCCGCGGCAGTGGCTAATGCCGGCGCCGATGCCGCAGTTTGCGACGGTAAGCGCACGACATTGGGTACCACCGCCTTAGCGGGCTACACCTACCAATGGAGCCCAGCCACCAACCTGAGTAGCGCTTCCGCTGCCCAGCCCACCTTTACCGGGGTAAACACCAGTCAGAATCCGCTTACTCTCACGTATGTGGTGACGGCCACGACGGCCCAGAACTGCGTCGGCCGCGATACAGTGCGCATCACTGTGAACCCACGCCCTTTGCCCGACAGTATTCAGGGCTCCGCTTCGGTATGCCCTACAATACAAGGCGTGGCTTATTCGATTCGCAATGCGCGTGGTACTGCCTATCAATGGCTGGTGACGGGGGGTACTATTGCTAGCGGCCAGGGTACGGCGGCTATTACCGTGAACTGGGGTACGGCCTCTACTACCGCAAGCGTGAAGGCTTTCCAACTGAACTCGCTTGGTTGCTCTTCGGACACGATTACGTTCCCGGTACGGGTCAATCAGCAGCTCATCACCCAGCGGCCAACCGGCCCATTGAATGTGTGCTTGGCTGATGGGCCCTTCACGTATCAAACTTCCCTCACGAACGGCTCCACCTATGGCTGGCAGATCGTGGGGGCACCCAGGTAAGTACCAATCAGAATACAGTGCAGGTGACTTTCACACGCCCCGGTATTGCCAAGCTCGTCGTGACGGAATCCAGCAACCCGGCCGGGGGCCGCTGCTTGGGCCAGAGCGATACGCTGTACATCACGGTGCGGCCTTCACCGGCCACTAATCTGGCTATCAACGGGCCAGCGCAGGCGTGCGCAGCAGGTGGCAACCTGACCTTTACTTTGCCCGGCGCAACTGCTTCCACTTATCACTTTCAGTTAAACAACGCTACCATCACCAGCACCGGCAACACCGTCACGTTGCCAACGCCAGCGGTAGGCACTTATACCCTTACAGCTCGCGAAACCAACGCTAGCCTCTGCCCCGGTCCGCTCTATACCAAGACCTTCACCGTAGTACCCGCCCTGGCCATAAATGGTCCGGCCAGCTACTGCCCCGAAGCGCGTACCGGCCTCAGCTATACAGTGGGTACTGGCTTGCCGGGCGCAGTTTATCAATGGACGATAACGGGCGGCACCCTTGTTAGCGGCCAGAACACGCCTACCATCCGCGTTGACTTCCCCGCAGGAAACACCCCGGCCACCATCCAAGTAACGGAAACGACCAGCAACGGCTGCGCCGCCACGCTCACGGTACGTCCCGACAATGCTAGCACTAACTTGGTAGTAGCCTCGGTCGAGCCGCAAGATGACCGCCGGGTTACACTCACGCTCAACGTGCCCAACAACACCGGCAACACCAACCGCGTGAACATTATGCGTCGGCCGGCGGGCAGTACCGGGGCCTTCGTGGCGGTAGGCACCTCGGCCACTACGGCCACCAGCTTCACCGACACGGGCGTGGACACCGATGCCAGCGCCTACGAATACCGCTTGGAGCTAACCAACGCCTGCGGCACCTTGCTCAGCAGCACGCAACACACGACCATTCGCGCGGTGGCTACCGCTGTGGAAGGTGGAGCTGGCCGGGACCAAGGCAAAGTGACCGTAACATGGAGCCCATATGTAGGCTTCGCGGTGCGAGATTACCAAGTCTTCCGACGCGTCAGCAACGGCACCGAGGAACTGGTGCAAACCGTAGCCGCTACCACTACTAGCATCACGCTCACGACCGGTAGCGCCGGCTTCGATCAGTGCTTCCGGGTACAGGCCATAGCGGCGACTGGTGCGCTGGTTTCGTCATCCAACTCAGCCTGTGTGGAGTTTGCCAACGACTTGGTATTCTACAACGTGGTGACGCCCAATGGCGACGGCCTCAACGACCAGTTTATTGTGAAAAACGTGGAATTGTATAGTGGCACCACCCTCACTGTATTCAACCGTTGGGGCAAGGAAGTATATAAGACCAACAACTACCGCAACACCTTCGATGGGGCCAATTCGCCGGCTGGCGTGTACTACTACCAACTTCAATTAGCGGGTGGCCGGTCGTACAAAGGTTGGTTTGAGGTAGTGAAGTAAGCCACCGAGTTAGCCGGTTTTTCAACCCGCACAACTGGTATCTGCTTGCTGTTAGCTTGAAAAAGGCGCTTCATCTGAAGTGCCTTTTTTGTTAGTCAGACCTGCGTTAGAGCGGTCATTCACTTTCATTGCCGATACATGAATGAACTCCAACAGTAATAAGCTGTTAGCCAAGCGGACAGGTATACTCAGCAACGTTAGCCATATGCCACCCGACAAAATCCGTGAAATCCCAGAAATACGGCTAAATCCGTGATTACCTTTGCCGCGTGAATAAAGCTGCTAAAAACATTCCCGCGCAAGCCTTGCGCGAAGTTGAAATTCAAGATATGGTCGCCGAGGGCAAATGCCTCGTGCGCATTGAAAACCTCGTGGTATTTGTATCGCAGGTAGCCCCCGGCGACGTCGTTGACCTGCGCATTACCCGCAGCAAAAAGAGCTTCCTGGAAGCTGTACCTACGCACTTCCACAAATACTCGGAGCGGCGCGTGCAGCCGTTTTGCGAGCATTTTGGTACGTGCGGCGGTTGCAAGTGGCAGCATATCGGCTACGATACCCAGCTCCAGTACAAGCACCAACAGGTGGCCGACACGCTCCAGCGCATTGGCAAAGTAGCGCTGCCCGAAATTCAGCCCATCCTGCCCTCGCCTTCTCAGACCTACTACCGCAATAAGCTGGAATACACCTTCAGCTTTATGGGCTGGCTGACGGAAGAGCAGATCAAAGACGAAACTACCGAGTACGACCGGCGCGTGCTTGGCTTCCACACGCCCGCCCGCTTCGACAAGATTCTGGACGTCAACCACTGCTGGCTGCAACCCGACCCTAGCAACCAAATCCGGCTGGCGGTGCGCAACTATGCGCGCCAGCACGATCTGCGCTTCGGCAATATCATCAAGCAAACTGGCCTGTTGCGTAACCTCATTATCCGCACGGCTAATTCCGGCGACATCATGGTGATTTTGCAGTGCTACCGCCAGCACCAAGCCATTGAGCCGCTGCTGGACTATCTGTACGAACGGTTTCCGCAGATTACCTCCCTCAACTACGTCCTCAACGACAAGGGCAACGAAACCTTCCACGATCTGGAGGTAGTATGCTACAAAGGCGAACCGTACATCCACGAGGAAATGGAAGGATTGCGTTTCCGCGTCGGCCCGAAGTCGTTCTACCAAACCAACTCCGAAGGCGCTTACAACCTCTACAAAGTAGCCAGCGACTTCGCCCAGCTCACTGGCAACGAGTTAGTATATGACCTCTACACCGGCGCCGGCACCATTGCCAACTTCGTGGCCCGCCAGGCCCGACACGTAGTAGGCGTCGAGTACGTAGAGCAAGCCGTAGCCGATGCCCGTATCAACTCGGAAATCAATGGCGTGACCAATACCGAGTTCTACGCTGGCGACATGAAGGACGTGCTCAACGCCGATTTCATTGCCCAGCACGGTCGCCCCGATGTGGTCATCACCGATCCGCCGCGCGCCGGTATGCACGAAGATGTTGTGCGCCGCCTGCTCGAAATGCGTGCCCCCCGCATCGTGTACGTCAGCTGCAACCCCGCCACCCAGGCCCGCGACTTAGAGCTACTCGACGAAGCCTACAAAGTGACGCGCGTGCAGCCCGTAGACATGTTCCCACACACCCACCACGTAGAGAATGTGGTAGCATTGGAATTGCGGTAAGGCCTACACTGATATTCTATGGGACTTGACATCACCCTAGCTAGAGTAGTCAATAGTGAAGTCAATGAATATGACTACCTTCTTGCAGACGACTCACCCGAGTTGTATCCTTTTTTTCATCACCTTATACGCACGAAACATTTTGCTTATGAGGATGAAGAACTTGATGCGGAAGTGTACTTCCCAGAGGACCTAGCTTATCAGCGGAAAGGAGTAGTAACCGCTTTCTACAACGATTTTGTTAACGATGTATGTTTAATCCGTCAGCACGAGGTTGATCGGATGTTAACTTATGTTGACGAAAAACATAAAGCTGGTTTTGACACTTCCTTCGTCAAACAATTCAGAGAAGGTCAAACGGTTGTCATTATCAGCTGGTAACCACATTTTGTATATGGACTACGCCAACGACCCTGAACTGAATGGCAAATACCTCGGCACTATCACCAAGGATTTCGCTACCGTTTCTGATACGCTACTAGAAGCCTCCTCCCAAGTACGGAAGATGGAAATTTCTAAATATCCCATCTTCGTTTTTGCCCGCCAAGAAGTACCGCTCGGTAGTCTGCTCGTCAATGCCGACGAGTTGAACTTGGAGTGGCACGTGTTTGCTTCGTTTCTGGAGCTATTCGTACAGCAAGGCATTGTTGGCACGGAGGGAATCGAAGCCTTCCAATCCACCTACAAAGACCCCGACGAGTACTGCTGCCTCTTCGTGCTAGACAAGGAGTTCACCAATTTCGTGTACATCCCTTACCCCGAAGATTAAAAGCAACACAGTCCGAAATAACAACAAAGGAAAGGCCATCCACATGCGGATGGCCTTTCCTTTGTTGTTATTTACTTGACCCTTAGGTCTATACAGTCGATTTAGGTTTCCAATGCCAGAATAAAAAACCTCCGCAAACCGCTGCCATAAGAAAGCAGCCCATAACCTGCTGTCGAAGTTTTTTGACTTCACCACTATCTGTAGGCCACATTACATAGTCGGTTTCAGGACCGTACAAAACATGTATCAGGTCGCCCACCGCAACCGTATCGTACTGCTCTTTGGCCAAGCTTAGATAGTGGATATCGTTGTTCAGCCAAAACCCGACGCTGTGGTGCTTACGATTGTTACGTTTGTTAGCGACTGGGACTTGTATCAACTGCCCTTTCTCTAGCAAATACGTACTGACCTTCGCTTCATACCCATTACCAATCCCAAAGGCTAGAAAAAACAGGGTTGATAGGATCAAACAAAAGGCTTTTATGCCCCCGTTTAAAAATGATTAAACCCTTGCGCCCGGAGTGGCACGGGCTGACCAGATTTGGTGATGAGGTTAGTGCCTTCGCTCCTCTCTACCATGTGGCCAATGATGGTAATATCCGGATGGTTTTTAAGCAGAGCGTGGGCAGCGAGCGGAACGGTAAAGAGCAATTCATAATCCTCTCCTCCGTTGAGCATGCACATAATGGGGTCGAGGTTAAACTCCTCGGCCACTTCCAGCGTGGGATTAGCAATGGGCAGGTTTTCCGAGAATATACGGGCTCCGGTGCCGCTGGCTTGGCAGAGGTGCAGCACTTCCGAAGCCAGTCCGTCGGAAATATCGATCATGCTGGTGGGCTCCACGCCTAAGTCGCGCAGCTCGTGAATGACGTCCATGCGGGCTTCAGGGCGAAGTTGGCGCTGGAGCACGTAGGGATATTTGCCAAGTTCGGGCTGGGTTTCGGGGTCAGCCTGCCAGGCTTGCTTTTCGCGCTCCAGCACTTGCAAACCGAGGTAGGCACCGCCAAGGTCGCCGGTTACGCAAATCAGGTCGTTGGGGCTAGCCCCGCTCCGGCGCACTGCCTTACCAGCAGCCACGTGCCCTATGGCCGTGATGCTGATGGTGAGGCCGCCACGGCTGGCCGTGGTGTCGCCGCCCACGATGTCTACATCATACGCTTCGCAAGCCAGGCGCATTCCGTCGTAGAGTTCCTGCACTGCTTCCACCGAAAACCGAGCCCCAATACTTACTGCTACCACAATTTGGGTAGGGGTGGCATTCATAGCCGCCACATCAGATACGTTGACGGCT contains:
- a CDS encoding gliding motility-associated C-terminal domain-containing protein; amino-acid sequence: MTFTRPGIAKLVVTESSNPAGGRCLGQSDTLYITVRPSPATNLAINGPAQACAAGGNLTFTLPGATASTYHFQLNNATITSTGNTVTLPTPAVGTYTLTARETNASLCPGPLYTKTFTVVPALAINGPASYCPEARTGLSYTVGTGLPGAVYQWTITGGTLVSGQNTPTIRVDFPAGNTPATIQVTETTSNGCAATLTVRPDNASTNLVVASVEPQDDRRVTLTLNVPNNTGNTNRVNIMRRPAGSTGAFVAVGTSATTATSFTDTGVDTDASAYEYRLELTNACGTLLSSTQHTTIRAVATAVEGGAGRDQGKVTVTWSPYVGFAVRDYQVFRRVSNGTEELVQTVAATTTSITLTTGSAGFDQCFRVQAIAATGALVSSSNSACVEFANDLVFYNVVTPNGDGLNDQFIVKNVELYSGTTLTVFNRWGKEVYKTNNYRNTFDGANSPAGVYYYQLQLAGGRSYKGWFEVVK
- the rlmD gene encoding 23S rRNA (uracil(1939)-C(5))-methyltransferase RlmD; translation: MNKAAKNIPAQALREVEIQDMVAEGKCLVRIENLVVFVSQVAPGDVVDLRITRSKKSFLEAVPTHFHKYSERRVQPFCEHFGTCGGCKWQHIGYDTQLQYKHQQVADTLQRIGKVALPEIQPILPSPSQTYYRNKLEYTFSFMGWLTEEQIKDETTEYDRRVLGFHTPARFDKILDVNHCWLQPDPSNQIRLAVRNYARQHDLRFGNIIKQTGLLRNLIIRTANSGDIMVILQCYRQHQAIEPLLDYLYERFPQITSLNYVLNDKGNETFHDLEVVCYKGEPYIHEEMEGLRFRVGPKSFYQTNSEGAYNLYKVASDFAQLTGNELVYDLYTGAGTIANFVARQARHVVGVEYVEQAVADARINSEINGVTNTEFYAGDMKDVLNADFIAQHGRPDVVITDPPRAGMHEDVVRRLLEMRAPRIVYVSCNPATQARDLELLDEAYKVTRVQPVDMFPHTHHVENVVALELR
- the thiL gene encoding thiamine-phosphate kinase gives rise to the protein MSDITPLDSVGEFGLIRRIQDTITLRQASTKLGIGDDAAILAPPAGHEIVVSTDMLVEGVHFDLTFCPLKHLGYKAVAVNVSDVAAMNATPTQIVVAVSIGARFSVEAVQELYDGMRLACEAYDVDIVGGDTTASRGGLTISITAIGHVAAGKAVRRSGASPNDLICVTGDLGGAYLGLQVLEREKQAWQADPETQPELGKYPYVLQRQLRPEARMDVIHELRDLGVEPTSMIDISDGLASEVLHLCQASGTGARIFSENLPIANPTLEVAEEFNLDPIMCMLNGGEDYELLFTVPLAAHALLKNHPDITIIGHMVERSEGTNLITKSGQPVPLRAQGFNHF